The following coding sequences lie in one Mesorhizobium sp. NZP2298 genomic window:
- a CDS encoding prepilin peptidase — MLLVASLLLKALAIPLLARVAWLDFTTQKISNQNVLLLLCMGLGSLQLLSVQAGSWWDMGLSALAGLLLFLALFPFWVLHKVGAGDVKLMAVMPFVIGGSGLAVFSFPLLVFALTTALIVKNPFMLPEGAFRLYAQHLDRKGVVPFGVPISLAAICTIAFLIYENVVQATNSGVLDQLN, encoded by the coding sequence ATGCTGCTTGTCGCATCTTTGCTGCTGAAGGCTCTTGCCATCCCCTTGCTGGCCAGGGTCGCCTGGCTCGATTTCACCACCCAGAAAATATCCAACCAAAATGTACTGCTGTTGCTTTGTATGGGGCTCGGGTCGCTCCAGCTCCTATCGGTCCAGGCCGGGTCATGGTGGGATATGGGCTTGAGTGCGCTTGCTGGCCTTCTCCTGTTTCTCGCGCTGTTCCCATTCTGGGTCCTGCACAAGGTTGGGGCGGGAGATGTCAAGCTGATGGCGGTCATGCCTTTCGTGATCGGGGGCAGCGGCCTTGCGGTCTTTTCTTTCCCCCTGCTGGTTTTTGCCCTCACCACGGCCTTGATCGTGAAAAATCCGTTCATGCTGCCCGAGGGCGCCTTCCGCCTTTATGCTCAGCACCTCGACCGCAAGGGGGTTGTGCCGTTCGGCGTTCCGATCTCGCTGGCCGCGATATGCACGATAGCCTTCCTTATCTATGAAAATGTGGTGCAGGCGACCAATTCTGGAGTCCTGGACCAGCTTAACTGA
- a CDS encoding DUF882 domain-containing protein, with product MNVIESEQNAPGASHRWTWLPAIVVAFLCLCVTSASAETRALRIKHLHTGEKAEIVFKRNGRYDQAGLKKINFMLRDWRRNEPTRMDPRLLDLVWQAYRASGSTSYIHVVSAYRSPATNAMLRSRSKGVARESQHMVGRAMDFFLPDVPLKRLRDIGLKMQGGGVGYYPTSGSPFIHMDVGNVRHWPGISRQELARVFPNGNTLHVPSDGRPLPGYDQALAAYKSRKSAGTPNIELASVDGGQRRPARGLLATLLGGRGGDDAEDVAEAVPAPRKPARSVEPKTAGQGIAIVPPQDAQRADIQVASAGAAEEPLAEQKSKTPEAIVMAMAPSAVPLPAFAPRATATASIPTPQTAPVAIVSASAAHAELPGAKPAVANAEMPLGKTDTAPAAVAPDMVALNIPLPTWRPQSQTGLAPHPEAAKSADAVAALLAMHHPDDGHGLAAQRVAVPASKPEDRVRTSPKADRVQPRLDPEATAMIVPAASTGRPLAARLGTAAGPTAAPVIAAKFIRTAPEQVYLDGFQPRGQTSDHRRFTGSAVKFLPIASFK from the coding sequence ATGAACGTGATTGAAAGCGAACAGAACGCGCCCGGCGCCTCCCATCGTTGGACATGGCTGCCGGCCATCGTGGTCGCGTTCCTTTGCCTGTGCGTCACCAGCGCGTCCGCCGAGACGCGCGCCTTGAGGATTAAACATCTTCATACCGGCGAGAAGGCCGAGATCGTCTTCAAGCGCAACGGGCGCTACGATCAGGCGGGATTGAAGAAGATCAATTTCATGCTGCGCGACTGGCGCCGCAACGAGCCGACCAGGATGGATCCGCGCCTGCTCGACCTCGTCTGGCAGGCCTATCGCGCCAGCGGCTCGACGTCCTACATCCATGTCGTGAGTGCCTATCGCTCGCCGGCGACGAACGCCATGCTGCGCAGCCGCTCGAAGGGCGTGGCCCGGGAAAGCCAGCACATGGTTGGCCGCGCGATGGATTTCTTCCTGCCGGACGTGCCGCTGAAGAGGCTGCGGGACATCGGCCTCAAGATGCAGGGCGGCGGCGTGGGCTACTACCCGACCTCCGGTTCGCCTTTCATTCACATGGATGTCGGCAATGTGCGGCATTGGCCGGGAATCAGCCGGCAGGAGCTCGCCAGAGTCTTCCCGAACGGCAACACGCTGCATGTGCCGAGCGACGGCAGACCGCTTCCCGGCTATGATCAGGCGCTTGCCGCCTACAAGTCGCGCAAGTCCGCCGGCACGCCCAATATCGAGCTGGCAAGCGTCGACGGCGGTCAACGCAGGCCGGCGCGTGGCCTGCTGGCGACGCTTCTGGGCGGGCGCGGTGGGGACGACGCGGAGGATGTCGCGGAGGCCGTGCCGGCACCACGCAAACCGGCTAGGTCCGTTGAACCCAAGACCGCGGGACAGGGCATCGCCATCGTGCCGCCGCAGGATGCCCAGCGGGCGGATATTCAGGTGGCGTCCGCCGGTGCGGCCGAGGAACCGCTCGCTGAGCAAAAGAGCAAGACACCGGAAGCAATCGTCATGGCGATGGCGCCCAGCGCGGTACCGCTGCCGGCCTTCGCCCCACGCGCCACAGCAACGGCCAGCATTCCGACGCCGCAAACCGCACCGGTCGCGATAGTCAGCGCATCCGCGGCACATGCCGAATTGCCGGGCGCCAAGCCGGCGGTGGCCAATGCCGAAATGCCCTTGGGCAAGACGGATACCGCTCCAGCGGCCGTCGCGCCGGACATGGTGGCGCTCAACATCCCCTTGCCGACATGGCGGCCGCAAAGCCAGACAGGCCTGGCGCCTCACCCGGAAGCAGCCAAATCCGCCGATGCCGTCGCTGCCTTGCTGGCAATGCATCATCCTGACGATGGGCATGGACTGGCCGCTCAGCGGGTTGCCGTCCCTGCGTCGAAACCCGAAGATCGCGTCAGGACGAGCCCGAAGGCCGACCGTGTCCAGCCACGTCTCGATCCCGAAGCCACCGCCATGATCGTGCCGGCCGCGTCGACCGGCCGGCCGCTTGCGGCACGCCTTGGCACAGCCGCCGGGCCGACGGCGGCACCTGTCATCGCCGCCAAATTCATCCGCACGGCGCCGGAGCAGGTCTATCTCGACGGATTCCAGCCGCGTGGACAGACGTCCGATCATCGCCGCTTCACCGGCTCGGCGGTCAAGTTCCTGCCCATCGCCAGCTTCAAATAG
- a CDS encoding type II secretion system F family protein gives MLTGQTLLYFIYVLAAASVILAGESFYLSFAGRRARAGAINRRLKRLGEESTAEQSLQGLLQERGLTGSGDFSFGAIGLNRLYTQSGITGNPLAFAAVFLFAGLSLAFVLTLLLGFSVPVAVIVFLLVGFALPVLALRRARNKRIQKFATQLSDALDMIVRSLRAGHPTTVAIGLVAREMPDPLGTEFGIVSDEITFGLSLEQAVRKLSERVGFEGLHLLSVSLSIQSKTGGNLTEILSNLSSVLRERRKMRLKIRALSAEGRVSAWIISLFPVLMFGILYVVAPTFYGDVWDSPLILPVFLIFGLWALLGDFIMYRMVNFDL, from the coding sequence ATGCTGACCGGGCAGACCTTGCTCTACTTCATTTACGTGCTGGCGGCGGCGTCGGTCATCCTTGCCGGCGAATCCTTCTATCTGTCCTTCGCCGGAAGACGGGCGCGTGCGGGCGCGATCAACCGGCGGCTCAAGCGTCTGGGAGAAGAATCGACTGCCGAACAGAGTTTGCAGGGACTGCTGCAAGAGCGCGGTCTGACAGGCTCCGGCGATTTCAGCTTCGGTGCGATAGGGCTGAACCGGCTCTACACCCAGTCCGGCATCACCGGTAACCCACTGGCTTTCGCGGCCGTGTTCCTGTTTGCGGGCCTCTCGCTGGCATTTGTGCTGACTTTGCTCCTGGGGTTTTCCGTTCCGGTCGCGGTCATTGTTTTTTTGCTTGTCGGATTCGCACTGCCGGTTCTCGCTCTACGGCGCGCCCGAAACAAGCGTATCCAGAAATTCGCCACGCAACTGTCGGATGCGCTCGACATGATCGTTCGTTCGCTGCGCGCCGGCCATCCGACCACCGTGGCGATCGGACTGGTCGCCCGTGAAATGCCGGATCCGCTGGGAACTGAATTCGGCATCGTGTCCGATGAAATCACGTTCGGCCTCAGTCTCGAACAGGCGGTTCGAAAGCTTTCGGAGAGGGTGGGATTCGAGGGACTTCACCTTCTGTCGGTATCGCTCTCCATCCAATCCAAGACTGGCGGCAACCTCACCGAGATCCTGTCCAACCTGTCATCCGTGCTGCGCGAACGGCGCAAGATGCGGTTGAAGATAAGGGCGCTTTCAGCCGAGGGCCGTGTGTCGGCCTGGATCATTTCGCTGTTTCCAGTCCTGATGTTCGGCATCCTCTATGTCGTCGCTCCCACATTCTATGGGGATGTGTGGGACAGCCCGCTCATTCTGCCGGTGTTCCTGATCTTTGGACTTTGGGCGCTGCTGGGCGATTTCATCATGTATCGGATGGTCAATTTCGATCTCTGA
- a CDS encoding tetratricopeptide repeat protein translates to MTRPTRLAAAAILSIMTLAGCQTNGADTTGGVVRTNEPSKGDVTSFGDAFDGLKTVSDVEYYASDQAVAEAKNQFRAENYGNAGALFFKATQLAPNDGNAWMGLAASCDRIHRFDLADRAYGRAFKLVGATPEYYNNVGYSYLLRGKLQDARSNFLKAYELAPNDPTVANNLKLLSSSVQNIER, encoded by the coding sequence ATGACAAGGCCAACGCGCCTCGCAGCCGCAGCCATTCTGTCGATAATGACGCTTGCCGGCTGTCAAACAAACGGGGCGGATACCACTGGTGGTGTCGTGCGCACCAACGAGCCGTCGAAAGGCGACGTCACGTCCTTCGGCGATGCCTTCGATGGGTTAAAGACTGTCAGCGACGTCGAATATTATGCCTCGGACCAGGCAGTCGCCGAAGCCAAGAACCAGTTCCGCGCGGAAAACTACGGCAATGCCGGCGCCCTGTTCTTCAAGGCGACGCAACTGGCCCCCAATGATGGTAACGCCTGGATGGGTTTGGCCGCTTCGTGCGATCGCATCCACCGTTTCGACCTCGCCGACCGGGCCTATGGCAGGGCGTTCAAGCTGGTTGGCGCGACGCCGGAATATTACAACAATGTCGGTTATTCCTACCTGCTGCGTGGCAAGCTGCAGGATGCACGCAGCAATTTCCTCAAGGCCTACGAACTGGCGCCCAACGATCCGACCGTGGCCAACAATCTGAAGCTGCTGTCGTCGAGCGTGCAGAACATCGAGCGCTAG
- a CDS encoding CpaF family protein produces MLGRFIRGAGEQQAATKAESAAVLPVNPSLSPAADIESHGDDFLTLKVELHRHLIDRFNLATLENASKDEILNEIRPIVREFVRNRSVPLNARELDQLTSDTADEMLGLGPIEPLLKDDSISDILINTHDRVFIERRGVIEETAIRFRDEAHLLRVIGKIVSAIGRRVDESAPMVDARLEDGSRVNIAVRPVSVDGPLVSIRKFSKNPYSLERLMTLNSIRQPMIELLRIAVQARKSILVSGGTGSGKTTLLNALSSYIPSRERLITIEDAAELQLQQPHVGRLETRPPNVEGKGEVRQRELLKNALRMRPDRIIVGEVRGEEAFDMLQAMNTGHEGSMTTIHANTPRDAISRLEQMVGMAGMPMSHDSIRAQIASAIDIIVQTQRLSDGGRRVTSISEITGMEGNVVQLQEIYHFVRRDMGADGSIVGEFRATGVRPRFAQEAASLGHQFAKDAFNPQVPL; encoded by the coding sequence ATGCTGGGGCGATTCATCAGGGGGGCAGGCGAACAGCAGGCGGCGACAAAGGCCGAGTCGGCGGCGGTGCTGCCTGTCAATCCGTCGCTGTCGCCAGCCGCTGATATCGAATCGCATGGCGACGATTTTCTGACGCTCAAGGTCGAGCTTCATCGCCATCTTATCGATCGGTTCAACCTCGCCACTCTTGAAAATGCCTCCAAGGATGAGATCCTGAATGAGATCCGCCCGATCGTCCGCGAGTTCGTTCGAAACAGAAGCGTGCCGCTGAACGCACGCGAACTCGATCAACTGACCAGCGACACTGCCGACGAGATGCTGGGGCTGGGGCCGATCGAGCCGCTGCTGAAGGACGATTCGATTTCCGATATCCTGATCAACACCCACGATCGCGTCTTCATCGAACGGCGCGGTGTAATCGAGGAGACCGCGATCCGGTTTCGCGACGAGGCGCATCTGCTGCGCGTCATCGGCAAGATCGTTTCGGCGATCGGCAGGCGCGTCGACGAATCGGCGCCAATGGTCGATGCCCGCCTGGAGGACGGGTCTCGTGTCAATATTGCGGTGCGGCCGGTCTCGGTCGATGGCCCGCTGGTGTCGATCCGCAAATTTTCCAAGAATCCGTATTCGCTCGAACGATTGATGACGCTCAATTCAATCCGTCAGCCGATGATCGAACTGCTGCGCATCGCCGTGCAGGCGCGCAAGTCGATCCTGGTGTCCGGCGGCACCGGCAGCGGCAAGACGACCTTGCTCAACGCCCTGTCGAGCTACATCCCGTCCAGGGAGCGCTTGATCACCATCGAGGATGCAGCGGAGTTGCAGTTGCAGCAGCCGCATGTCGGCCGGCTCGAGACGCGGCCGCCCAATGTCGAGGGCAAGGGCGAAGTCCGCCAGCGCGAACTGCTGAAAAACGCGCTTCGCATGCGGCCCGACCGCATCATCGTCGGCGAGGTACGCGGCGAGGAAGCCTTTGACATGCTGCAGGCGATGAACACCGGTCACGAGGGCTCGATGACCACCATCCATGCCAACACGCCGCGCGACGCCATCTCGCGGCTCGAGCAGATGGTCGGCATGGCCGGCATGCCGATGAGCCATGACTCGATCCGGGCGCAGATCGCGTCCGCCATCGACATCATCGTGCAGACGCAACGTCTTTCCGACGGCGGCCGCCGCGTGACGTCCATATCGGAAATCACCGGCATGGAGGGCAATGTCGTCCAGCTCCAGGAAATCTACCATTTCGTCCGGCGCGACATGGGCGCGGACGGCAGCATCGTGGGCGAATTCCGCGCCACCGGTGTTCGGCCGCGCTTTGCCCAGGAAGCGGCGTCGCTCGGCCATCAGTTCGCCAAGGACGCCTTCAACCCGCAGGTTCCACTCTGA
- a CDS encoding type II secretion system F family protein — MTNIGNSPVLLSLAVFGAAAALFLVAAFVITPVLQTRRLVARSLLSEGITNRRSLLGQEQLARISAQRPVDAYFRALEKERGQPNALEAKLFRAGFHQASAPVIYTLSRLGAVCVGFLAGYALLSRLLPPELPGFLAFAGAALFGLACIVVPSILLDRFENGQKQIYRRSFPDFMDMMITCADAGMSLEAAVERVGTELASTHKWLGIQLSIMNLQLRAGKPLREALHELSDRIGLEEARALAVLFRQSEELGTSLTDALRVYSDEMRGQRILQAEERANALPVKMMIPLGLCIFPVVMMVIMLPLIIRMKGIFF; from the coding sequence GTGACCAATATTGGAAATTCGCCCGTGCTGCTCTCTCTTGCCGTCTTTGGGGCGGCCGCGGCGCTTTTTCTGGTGGCCGCGTTCGTCATCACGCCGGTCCTCCAGACCAGAAGGCTGGTTGCCCGGAGCCTGTTGTCCGAGGGAATAACCAATCGCCGCTCGCTTTTGGGCCAGGAACAACTGGCCAGGATTTCGGCGCAGCGGCCGGTGGATGCCTACTTCCGCGCGCTGGAGAAGGAGCGCGGTCAGCCGAATGCGCTGGAAGCGAAATTGTTTCGAGCCGGGTTCCATCAAGCAAGCGCGCCGGTAATCTACACGCTGTCGCGGCTCGGTGCGGTCTGTGTCGGTTTTCTGGCCGGTTATGCGCTCCTGTCTCGGTTGTTGCCGCCCGAATTGCCTGGGTTTCTCGCCTTTGCCGGCGCTGCTCTCTTCGGTCTCGCCTGCATCGTGGTGCCAAGTATCCTGCTCGACCGCTTCGAGAATGGGCAAAAGCAGATATATCGCCGCAGCTTTCCCGACTTCATGGACATGATGATCACTTGCGCCGATGCGGGCATGAGCCTGGAGGCGGCGGTGGAGCGCGTCGGCACCGAATTGGCCAGCACCCACAAATGGCTCGGCATTCAGCTATCGATCATGAATTTGCAGTTGCGTGCCGGCAAGCCGCTGCGAGAAGCGCTGCATGAGCTTTCGGACCGTATCGGCCTCGAAGAGGCGCGGGCGCTGGCGGTTTTGTTCCGGCAGTCGGAAGAACTGGGCACCAGCCTGACGGACGCCTTGCGCGTCTACAGCGACGAGATGCGCGGCCAGCGGATTCTTCAGGCCGAGGAACGCGCCAATGCCTTGCCGGTCAAGATGATGATTCCATTGGGGCTTTGCATTTTCCCGGTGGTGATGATGGTCATCATGCTGCCTCTCATCATTCGCATGAAGGGCATTTTCTTCTGA
- a CDS encoding Flp family type IVb pilin, whose protein sequence is MKKLMTMTRQFRDDENGAAMVEYTILLGIITVAVIGTIVTVGGWVNTKWTALNANLTGH, encoded by the coding sequence ATGAAGAAGCTCATGACGATGACCCGGCAGTTCCGCGACGATGAGAACGGCGCTGCCATGGTCGAATACACGATCCTGCTCGGCATCATCACCGTGGCAGTGATCGGAACGATCGTGACGGTCGGCGGGTGGGTCAACACCAAGTGGACGGCCCTGAACGCTAACCTTACAGGCCACTGA